The Pseudomonas benzenivorans region AGAGGACGATGTCGCCGACCTCCTGGCCGGCGTGCGCCAGCTGCGCGGGGGCGAGCTGGCGCGACTGTGCCTCGCTGAGCCACTGGAAGATCTCCACCAGCTCGGCCATCTCCACGCTGGCGGCCATGGCCAGGTTCTTCGGGCTGTGGAATTGCCGCCAGTCGTTGCGGTCGCGGATGGCGTGCAGGCGGGCGGTGAGTTCGGCGAGGTCCATGGGGCTCCGGCGGTGACGGTCGGCTGGAGGCGCATTGTTTCATGGCCTCCCGACCGCTGCCAGAGCCCTGCCCGGGGCCGCGGACGGCTCCGGGTGTCCGGCGTTGCAGCCCTACTGGGCTTGCCAGGCGT contains the following coding sequences:
- a CDS encoding nucleotide pyrophosphohydrolase; its protein translation is MDLAELTARLHAIRDRNDWRQFHSPKNLAMAASVEMAELVEIFQWLSEAQSRQLAPAQLAHAGQEVGDIVLYLLLLCSELGIDLEQAVRAKLADSERRFAP